Proteins from one Flavobacterium sp. N2038 genomic window:
- a CDS encoding MerR family transcriptional regulator, which translates to MLINELSKKTGLSIHTIRYYENLGMIKGLTNEEVKSNNYKYYDDNAVERLEIIIEAREVGFTLAEIKKILTTWFESTDSKPETLELFQEKIKEIDDKMRYFKQTKKLLEKVCEKLQNND; encoded by the coding sequence ATGCTTATAAACGAATTATCAAAAAAAACGGGACTGTCAATTCATACTATTAGGTATTATGAAAACTTAGGAATGATCAAGGGGTTGACTAATGAAGAGGTGAAATCTAATAATTATAAATATTACGATGATAATGCTGTTGAGCGTTTGGAAATCATTATAGAAGCAAGAGAAGTCGGATTTACTTTGGCAGAAATAAAAAAGATATTGACTACCTGGTTTGAAAGCACTGATTCGAAACCGGAAACACTTGAACTTTTTCAGGAAAAAATAAAAGAGATCGATGATAAAATGAGATATTTCAAACAGACCAAGAAGCTTCTTGAAAAAGTATGTGAGAAATTACAAAATAATGATTAA
- a CDS encoding HD domain-containing protein has translation MKQQKDWSIDEIQNAWQLVSKLHDGQKYGGRNEGERVEYINHIGSVVFEVLNASLLTENMNTDLAVKCAMLHDTIEDTAFNYKKVDNLFGSEVASGVLALTKNDEIKDSLEKMLDSLSRIKQQPIEVWAVKMADRICNLYEPPYYWNDEKKLKYVEEAEIIWNELKDGNTYLADRLKSKIKEYNRFISSSVN, from the coding sequence ATGAAACAACAGAAAGACTGGTCAATAGACGAAATTCAGAATGCATGGCAATTGGTTTCAAAACTTCATGACGGACAAAAATATGGCGGAAGAAATGAAGGAGAAAGGGTTGAATACATCAATCATATCGGAAGTGTTGTTTTTGAGGTTTTAAATGCCAGCCTTTTAACAGAAAACATGAACACAGATTTGGCCGTTAAATGTGCAATGCTTCATGACACTATAGAAGACACGGCATTTAATTATAAAAAAGTAGATAATCTATTTGGAAGTGAAGTCGCTTCTGGAGTTTTGGCATTAACCAAGAATGATGAAATTAAGGATTCTCTTGAAAAAATGCTTGACAGTTTAAGCAGAATTAAACAACAACCTATAGAAGTCTGGGCCGTAAAAATGGCAGATAGAATCTGTAATTTGTACGAACCTCCATATTACTGGAATGATGAAAAAAAACTAAAATATGTTGAAGAAGCTGAAATTATATGGAATGAGCTTAAAGATGGTAACACCTATTTAGCAGATAGATTAAAAAGCAAAATTAAAGAGTATAATCGCTTTATTAGTTCATCCGTAAATTAG
- a CDS encoding DUF5958 family protein — protein MTAIEKQINLIAQDKIEFNDGLKLILNSSEFDFKETFKTLKNFIFNSILDKSNYNSDSYQKAIITIPIKQTFTPIIILNKFSTKIAFTKLSELPESEYDKIIISLLWIFKITDTDRRETVCKNGCEHYWHNIA, from the coding sequence ATGACTGCAATAGAAAAACAAATAAATTTAATAGCTCAGGACAAAATAGAATTTAACGATGGTCTAAAATTAATCTTAAACAGTTCTGAATTCGATTTTAAAGAAACATTTAAAACCCTAAAAAATTTCATTTTTAATTCTATTCTGGATAAATCCAATTATAATTCTGACTCCTATCAAAAAGCAATTATCACTATTCCTATCAAACAAACTTTTACTCCGATTATTATACTTAACAAATTTTCAACTAAAATTGCCTTTACGAAATTAAGCGAATTACCCGAAAGCGAATATGATAAAATAATTATCTCGCTTCTCTGGATTTTCAAAATTACAGACACCGATAGACGTGAAACTGTGTGTAAAAATGGATGCGAACATTATTGGCATAACATTGCTTAA
- a CDS encoding bifunctional folylpolyglutamate synthase/dihydrofolate synthase — protein sequence MNYQETTNWMFNQLPMYQLQGASAYKEDLTNIKLLAAHLGNPENHLKCIHVAGTNGKGSTSHMLASVLQEAGYKVGLYTSPHLKDFRERIRINGEEISEDFVIEFIGKHKNFFEANDMSFFEMSVGLAFDYFASEKVDIAIIEVGLGGRLDATNIITPLVSVITNIDLDHTQFLGNTPALIAGEKAGIIKSNTPVVIGEYTNETQPVFLAKAEENKAPIYFATDLISEVFPSDLIGDYQFHNKKTVQQTIQILNETTNFKVADESLKSGLLHVVKNTGLQGRWQQLGENPKIICDTAHNKHGLAVVMNQIQKETFDNLHIVLGVVNDKDLDSILPLFPKKAHYYFCRPDSSRGLSTEILQDTAKKHDLIGEKYDSVEKAFLDAKKKATRNDFIYVGGSTFVVAELPLNKDN from the coding sequence ATGAACTATCAAGAGACTACCAATTGGATGTTTAATCAACTCCCAATGTACCAGCTGCAAGGCGCTTCGGCATATAAAGAAGATTTAACCAATATTAAGTTACTGGCAGCACATCTTGGTAATCCTGAAAACCATTTAAAATGCATTCACGTTGCGGGAACAAACGGAAAAGGTTCAACTTCGCACATGTTGGCCTCTGTATTACAGGAAGCAGGATATAAAGTGGGATTATACACTTCACCACATTTAAAGGATTTTAGAGAACGAATCAGGATAAATGGTGAAGAGATTTCGGAGGATTTTGTTATTGAATTTATTGGCAAACACAAAAACTTTTTTGAAGCCAATGATATGAGTTTCTTCGAAATGTCTGTTGGTCTGGCTTTTGATTATTTCGCTTCAGAAAAAGTTGATATTGCCATTATCGAAGTTGGTCTTGGCGGAAGACTTGATGCTACAAACATTATAACTCCTTTGGTTTCTGTAATTACTAATATAGATTTAGACCATACTCAGTTTTTAGGAAATACACCTGCCTTAATTGCGGGTGAAAAAGCCGGAATTATTAAATCAAATACTCCTGTTGTTATTGGTGAATATACCAACGAAACACAACCCGTTTTTTTAGCAAAAGCCGAAGAAAATAAAGCCCCGATTTACTTTGCTACTGATTTAATTTCTGAAGTTTTTCCTTCGGACTTAATTGGAGACTACCAGTTTCATAATAAAAAAACAGTTCAACAAACCATTCAGATTTTAAACGAAACAACAAACTTTAAAGTTGCTGATGAAAGTTTAAAATCAGGATTATTACATGTAGTAAAAAACACCGGTTTGCAAGGCAGATGGCAACAACTTGGCGAAAACCCAAAAATCATTTGCGATACAGCACACAACAAACACGGATTGGCTGTTGTTATGAATCAAATTCAGAAAGAAACTTTTGATAATTTACATATTGTTCTTGGTGTTGTAAATGATAAAGACCTTGATTCAATTTTACCACTCTTCCCCAAAAAAGCGCATTATTATTTCTGCAGACCCGATTCTTCAAGGGGATTAAGCACCGAAATATTGCAGGATACTGCTAAAAAGCATGATTTAATTGGAGAAAAATACGATTCGGTCGAAAAAGCATTTCTGGATGCAAAGAAAAAAGCTACAAGAAATGATTTCATTTATGTAGGCGGAAGTACGTTTGTAGTAGCGGAACTCCCGTTAAATAAAGACAATTAA
- a CDS encoding MotA/TolQ/ExbB proton channel family protein: MFSYIQLQTDTIANAASNVVIEKIAPNNEISVLGFILKGGVFLIPIAILLFYTIYVIFERYMYISKASRIDSRLMQDVGDKLNAGNIELARTIVERSNTAAGNILKEGVLVIGRPIAEIESNMDRAADIEIGEMEKHLGHLGLIAGIAPTLGFIGTISGVIKIFYSISVTENISIGNISGGLYEKMISSGSGLIVGIIAYSAYHLLNGKIDNFALKIQKQILEFVNIIQRA; encoded by the coding sequence ATGTTTAGCTACATTCAATTACAAACAGATACAATTGCAAACGCTGCATCTAACGTAGTTATCGAAAAAATCGCTCCAAATAACGAAATCTCAGTATTAGGTTTTATCCTAAAAGGAGGTGTCTTCCTGATTCCAATTGCTATTTTATTGTTTTACACTATATATGTCATCTTTGAGCGCTATATGTATATTAGTAAAGCTTCCAGAATTGACAGTCGATTAATGCAGGATGTTGGGGATAAATTGAATGCAGGAAATATCGAGTTGGCAAGAACAATTGTAGAAAGAAGTAATACTGCAGCTGGAAATATTCTGAAAGAAGGCGTTCTTGTAATTGGAAGACCAATTGCAGAAATAGAATCAAATATGGACCGCGCCGCCGATATTGAAATTGGTGAAATGGAAAAGCATTTGGGGCATCTGGGACTTATAGCTGGTATTGCGCCAACCTTGGGATTTATTGGAACTATTTCGGGAGTTATTAAGATTTTCTACAGTATCTCGGTTACAGAGAATATTAGTATCGGAAATATTTCGGGAGGTTTATATGAGAAAATGATTAGTTCCGGGTCCGGACTAATTGTGGGTATTATTGCGTACAGTGCGTACCACTTGCTGAACGGAAAAATTGATAATTTTGCTTTAAAGATTCAGAAACAAATATTAGAGTTTGTCAATATAATTCAAAGAGCATAA
- a CDS encoding ExbD/TolR family protein, with translation MSIKRKRRFHAEVATSSLSDIMFFLLLFFLIISTLANPNVIKMTLPKAKANEKTNKQLISLSVTEDKKFYIDKEPVDFENLETSLMSKIGTDKEQTVVVRIPFNLQVQDLVDVLQIGVKNNLKFVIATSPK, from the coding sequence ATGTCGATTAAGAGAAAAAGAAGATTTCACGCTGAGGTTGCCACTTCGTCTTTAAGTGATATTATGTTTTTCCTGTTGTTGTTTTTTCTTATTATTTCAACACTGGCAAATCCTAATGTTATTAAAATGACATTGCCGAAAGCCAAAGCGAATGAAAAAACCAATAAACAGTTAATTAGTTTATCGGTTACAGAAGATAAAAAGTTTTACATTGACAAAGAACCGGTTGATTTCGAGAATCTGGAAACCAGCTTAATGTCAAAAATAGGAACGGATAAAGAACAAACGGTTGTAGTTAGAATTCCGTTTAATTTGCAGGTTCAGGATTTAGTAGATGTTTTACAAATAGGAGTGAAGAACAATTTGAAGTTTGTAATTGCTACAAGTCCGAAGTAA
- a CDS encoding energy transducer TonB yields the protein MSSSISSDQKKSLLFTTAIYAVILVLLFFIRFWPPYNPENNVALADGGGGGGGVTVNFGDSDLGSGANYKSEVLDVKNNAKQTPAKSAPEEAIITQENTTAENDVVIPTKEKPKKPTPVVKPEAKPVPEKPKVSNSTNDALASIMKGSNKGGDGDDKVAGNKGKANGSLGSNGYYGSGGSGGGTGGGNGTGHGIGTGSGYGAGSGGGSGGGSGYSLGNRKALSKPAPKYNCNEEGKVVVEVTVDQNGKTISATAGIKGTTNTASCLLDQARIAAMNTKWESDNDAPVKQVGKIIYNFSLN from the coding sequence ATGAGTTCCTCTATTTCTTCAGATCAAAAGAAATCATTACTCTTCACAACAGCAATATATGCAGTGATACTTGTATTGTTGTTTTTTATCCGTTTTTGGCCTCCTTACAATCCGGAAAACAATGTCGCACTTGCTGATGGCGGTGGTGGCGGTGGCGGTGTTACCGTAAATTTTGGTGACAGCGATCTGGGCTCGGGAGCTAATTACAAAAGTGAAGTTCTGGATGTAAAAAATAACGCGAAACAAACTCCGGCAAAATCAGCACCGGAAGAAGCAATTATAACTCAGGAAAATACAACAGCTGAGAATGATGTAGTAATTCCCACTAAAGAAAAACCAAAGAAACCAACACCCGTTGTAAAACCGGAAGCAAAACCTGTTCCTGAAAAACCAAAAGTTTCTAACTCAACAAATGATGCTTTAGCAAGTATTATGAAAGGTTCTAATAAAGGTGGTGATGGAGATGATAAAGTTGCCGGAAATAAAGGAAAAGCAAACGGAAGTCTAGGCTCTAATGGCTATTATGGAAGTGGCGGTTCTGGCGGAGGAACCGGAGGCGGCAACGGAACAGGACATGGAATTGGAACCGGAAGCGGTTACGGAGCCGGAAGCGGCGGAGGTTCTGGTGGTGGATCTGGATACTCTTTAGGAAATCGAAAAGCATTATCGAAACCGGCACCAAAATACAATTGCAACGAAGAAGGAAAAGTGGTGGTTGAAGTAACAGTAGATCAAAACGGAAAAACAATAAGCGCAACCGCAGGAATAAAAGGAACTACAAATACAGCAAGTTGTTTATTAGATCAGGCAAGAATTGCCGCTATGAATACTAAATGGGAATCTGACAATGATGCTCCTGTTAAGCAAGTTGGGAAAATTATTTATAATTTTAGTTTGAATTAA
- a CDS encoding Glu/Leu/Phe/Val dehydrogenase dimerization domain-containing protein, whose translation MKDLLQQFENKEPEIVFNWKDSETEAEGWTVINSLRGGAAGGGTRMRKGLDMNEVLSLAKTMEVKFSVSGPAIGGAKSGINFDPNDPRKKGVLQRWYKAVSPLLKSYYGTGGDLNVDEIHEVIPMTEECGVWHPQEGVFNGHFKPTEADKINRIGQLRQGVIKVIENPKFSPDVTRKYTVADMITGYGVAEAVRHFYATYGGEIKGKKAIVQGFGNVGSAAAFYLAEMGAKVIGIIDRDGGLIKEEGFSFEEIRTLFLNKDGNKLVAENMIPFEEINSKIWTIGAEIFTPCAASRLVTQNQIDNLISNGLEVISCGANVPFADKEIFFGSIMEEVDHKVSLIPDFISNCGMARVFAYFMEKKVQMTDEAIFNDTSETIKNAIVKAHALSASKTNISATAFEIALKQLV comes from the coding sequence ATGAAAGATTTATTACAACAATTTGAAAATAAGGAACCTGAAATTGTGTTTAACTGGAAAGATTCTGAAACAGAAGCCGAAGGATGGACTGTGATTAATTCACTTCGTGGAGGAGCTGCCGGCGGAGGAACAAGAATGAGAAAGGGCTTAGATATGAACGAAGTTTTATCTCTGGCTAAGACAATGGAAGTTAAGTTTTCAGTTTCCGGACCTGCAATTGGGGGCGCTAAATCTGGAATAAATTTTGATCCTAATGATCCTCGCAAAAAAGGAGTTTTACAACGTTGGTACAAAGCAGTTTCTCCTCTATTAAAAAGTTACTACGGAACTGGTGGTGATTTGAATGTTGACGAGATTCACGAAGTTATCCCAATGACAGAAGAATGTGGTGTTTGGCATCCGCAGGAAGGAGTTTTCAACGGGCATTTTAAACCTACTGAAGCAGACAAAATCAATAGAATTGGTCAATTACGTCAAGGTGTTATTAAAGTAATTGAAAATCCAAAATTCTCTCCGGATGTTACCAGAAAATATACTGTTGCTGATATGATAACTGGTTATGGCGTAGCTGAAGCTGTTCGTCATTTCTACGCAACTTATGGAGGAGAAATAAAAGGTAAAAAAGCAATCGTACAAGGTTTTGGAAACGTTGGTTCTGCAGCTGCTTTTTATCTTGCTGAAATGGGAGCAAAAGTTATCGGAATTATTGATCGCGATGGTGGATTAATTAAAGAAGAAGGGTTTTCTTTTGAAGAAATAAGAACTTTGTTTTTAAATAAAGACGGTAACAAATTAGTAGCCGAAAATATGATTCCTTTTGAAGAAATCAATTCTAAAATCTGGACTATTGGTGCTGAAATTTTCACCCCTTGTGCAGCATCAAGATTGGTTACTCAAAACCAAATTGACAACTTGATTTCAAATGGTTTAGAAGTTATTTCATGCGGAGCCAATGTTCCTTTTGCTGACAAAGAAATTTTCTTCGGATCTATTATGGAAGAAGTGGATCATAAAGTAAGTTTGATTCCGGATTTTATCTCAAACTGCGGAATGGCAAGAGTTTTTGCTTATTTCATGGAGAAAAAAGTTCAAATGACAGACGAGGCAATCTTTAATGATACTTCTGAAACTATAAAAAATGCGATTGTAAAAGCACATGCTTTAAGCGCATCAAAAACTAATATTAGTGCAACGGCTTTTGAAATAGCATTGAAACAATTAGTGTAA
- a CDS encoding chalcone isomerase family protein, whose protein sequence is MKKTLLLLTFVFSLQFSTVSAQTQLEVNGVTVPRKIEIQNKTMQLNGAGGRSKMWLEVYVQALYLSQLSQDPKFIIDSDTEMAVRIEITSSMVSSGKLTKAMNTGFEKSAGSNLESLRPRIEQFKSYLNDAITEKDVFILWYNPLDQTTNVIKNDVVKGKVPGFDFKQALFGIWLSDKPVDEALKKHLLGI, encoded by the coding sequence ATGAAAAAGACTTTACTACTACTTACATTCGTTTTTAGTTTACAATTTTCGACCGTTTCTGCACAAACTCAACTAGAAGTAAACGGCGTTACAGTTCCAAGAAAAATTGAAATACAAAACAAAACAATGCAGCTAAATGGTGCCGGCGGAAGATCAAAAATGTGGTTGGAAGTTTATGTTCAGGCGCTTTATTTATCTCAACTAAGTCAGGATCCAAAATTCATTATCGACAGTGATACCGAAATGGCAGTCCGAATTGAAATTACCTCATCTATGGTATCTTCTGGCAAACTGACAAAAGCAATGAATACTGGTTTTGAAAAATCTGCAGGAAGCAATCTTGAGTCTTTACGTCCAAGAATTGAGCAGTTTAAAAGTTACTTAAACGATGCTATTACAGAAAAAGATGTTTTTATATTATGGTATAATCCACTTGATCAAACAACAAATGTTATTAAAAACGATGTTGTAAAAGGAAAAGTACCTGGGTTTGATTTCAAACAGGCCTTGTTCGGAATCTGGCTTTCAGACAAACCAGTAGACGAAGCTTTGAAAAAACATTTATTGGGAATATAA
- a CDS encoding acyl-CoA dehydrogenase: MDFNLTEEHLMIQQAARDFAQNELLPGVIERDEKQIFPTEQIKKMGQLGFMGMMVDPKYGGSGLDAISYVIAMEEISKVDASASVVMSVNNSLVCWGLQEFGTEEQKQKYLPGLASGEIHGAFCLSEPEAGSDATSQKTTAVDMGDHYLVNGTKNWITNGNTASVYLVIAQTHPELKHKGINALIMTKDMPGFSIGPKEQKMGIRGSDTHSLMFSDVKVPKENRIGEDGFGFKFAMKTLAGGRIGIASQALGIASGAYELALKYSKERKAFGTEICNHQAIAFKLADMAVNIEAARHLCMKAAWDKDQHKNYDVSGAMAKLFASQVAMDTAVEAVQIHGGNGYVKEYHVERFMRDAKITQIYEGTSEIQKIVISRSVIAG, encoded by the coding sequence ATGGATTTTAATCTAACTGAAGAGCATTTAATGATTCAACAAGCCGCTAGAGATTTTGCTCAAAACGAATTGTTACCTGGAGTTATTGAACGCGACGAGAAACAAATTTTTCCAACCGAACAAATAAAAAAAATGGGGCAATTAGGCTTCATGGGAATGATGGTTGATCCTAAATATGGAGGAAGTGGACTGGATGCAATTTCATACGTAATTGCAATGGAAGAAATTTCTAAAGTTGATGCATCAGCTTCTGTAGTAATGTCTGTTAATAATTCATTAGTTTGTTGGGGTCTACAGGAATTTGGTACTGAAGAACAGAAACAAAAATATTTACCGGGATTAGCTTCAGGTGAAATTCATGGTGCATTTTGTTTAAGCGAGCCGGAAGCCGGAAGTGATGCAACTTCTCAAAAAACGACTGCAGTTGATATGGGAGATCATTATCTGGTAAACGGAACAAAAAACTGGATTACCAACGGAAATACAGCTTCAGTTTATTTAGTGATTGCACAAACGCATCCTGAATTAAAACATAAAGGAATCAATGCTTTGATTATGACCAAAGATATGCCAGGTTTTTCTATCGGTCCAAAAGAGCAAAAAATGGGGATTCGTGGTTCTGATACACACTCTTTAATGTTTAGTGATGTAAAAGTTCCAAAAGAAAATAGAATTGGAGAAGACGGTTTCGGATTTAAGTTTGCAATGAAAACACTTGCCGGAGGACGTATCGGAATTGCTTCTCAGGCTTTAGGAATTGCTTCAGGAGCTTATGAATTGGCATTGAAATATTCAAAAGAGCGTAAAGCTTTTGGAACTGAAATCTGCAATCATCAGGCAATTGCTTTTAAATTGGCAGATATGGCAGTTAATATCGAAGCAGCTCGTCACTTGTGTATGAAAGCAGCTTGGGATAAAGACCAACATAAAAACTATGATGTGAGTGGTGCAATGGCAAAATTATTTGCTTCGCAAGTGGCAATGGACACAGCTGTAGAAGCGGTTCAGATTCACGGAGGAAATGGTTATGTAAAAGAGTATCATGTAGAGCGTTTTATGCGTGATGCAAAAATTACTCAGATTTATGAAGGAACTTCAGAAATTCAAAAAATTGTAATTTCAAGATCAGTTATTGCGGGATAA
- a CDS encoding M20/M25/M40 family metallo-hydrolase, with the protein MRKLYFLLPFVMFGCKSNNSTVAEKTSNTSEQSTKITYQVSQTDVSDFLKYLSSDELEGRETGTKGIEKAAVFLENFLKKNNVKPYFKTYRDTLTNFEPSAFNIVGVIEGTDPVLKNEYVVLSAHYDHIGLEKKQQADVINNGANDDASGVTAVAQMAKYFAETKSNKRSILVVFFAGEEKGLLGSKSLVEKLKKKNFNLYTQLNIEMIGVPMKRDYLAYITGFDKSNMAAKINEYTGKNTIGFLPKEAEYELFYRSDNYSFFEAFRKPCQSISTFDFENFDFYHHVSDEFKLMDTAHITSFTQELLPAVTRIASSPTQEITMKK; encoded by the coding sequence ATGAGAAAACTATACTTTCTTCTTCCTTTTGTAATGTTCGGTTGTAAATCCAATAATTCGACAGTAGCTGAAAAAACATCGAATACAAGTGAACAATCTACTAAGATTACTTATCAGGTCTCGCAAACAGATGTTTCAGATTTCTTAAAATACCTTTCGTCAGATGAATTAGAAGGGCGTGAAACCGGAACAAAAGGAATTGAAAAAGCCGCCGTGTTTTTAGAAAATTTCTTAAAGAAGAATAATGTAAAGCCTTATTTTAAAACGTACCGTGATACTTTGACCAATTTTGAACCGTCTGCGTTCAATATTGTTGGAGTAATAGAAGGAACAGATCCGGTACTTAAAAATGAATATGTTGTTTTGAGTGCTCACTATGATCACATTGGTTTAGAAAAAAAGCAACAAGCAGATGTTATTAATAACGGAGCAAACGACGATGCATCCGGAGTAACTGCAGTTGCTCAAATGGCTAAATATTTTGCAGAAACAAAATCAAATAAACGAAGTATTCTGGTTGTGTTTTTTGCCGGAGAAGAAAAAGGACTGTTAGGGTCTAAGAGTCTGGTGGAGAAACTTAAAAAGAAAAATTTTAATTTATATACTCAGTTGAATATCGAAATGATAGGAGTTCCTATGAAACGCGATTATCTTGCATATATAACCGGATTTGATAAATCTAATATGGCTGCGAAAATAAATGAATATACGGGTAAAAATACGATCGGGTTTTTGCCAAAAGAAGCAGAATATGAATTGTTTTACAGATCTGATAATTACTCTTTTTTTGAAGCTTTCAGAAAACCGTGTCAATCTATAAGTACATTTGATTTTGAGAATTTTGATTTTTATCACCATGTTTCGGATGAATTTAAGCTAATGGATACTGCACATATTACTTCATTTACTCAGGAGTTACTTCCGGCTGTAACACGTATTGCGAGTTCGCCGACACAAGAAATTACAATGAAGAAATAA
- a CDS encoding SDR family NAD(P)-dependent oxidoreductase, whose product MKNIIVTGSSRGIGYELALQFANAGNQVLAISRKTPKALLEHQNITCLSIDLADEKSLEEVDHFLSSTWKKVDAVVHNAGALLLKPFAETTQADFESIYKVNVFAVANLTRICLPYLQKGSHVVTISSIGGVRGSLKFAGLAAYSSSKGAVITLTELLAEEYKERGISFNVLALGSVQTEMLNEAFPGYQAPISAEGMATYIYDFTLNGNKYFNGKVLEVSSTNP is encoded by the coding sequence ATGAAAAATATTATTGTTACAGGATCGAGTAGAGGAATTGGTTATGAACTGGCCTTGCAATTTGCAAATGCCGGAAATCAGGTTTTAGCTATTTCCAGAAAAACACCAAAAGCACTTTTAGAACATCAAAATATAACCTGTCTGTCTATTGATTTGGCAGATGAAAAATCTTTGGAAGAAGTAGATCATTTTCTTTCTTCAACCTGGAAAAAAGTTGATGCGGTTGTGCATAACGCCGGAGCTTTATTATTGAAGCCTTTTGCAGAAACAACGCAAGCTGATTTTGAAAGTATTTATAAGGTGAATGTATTTGCAGTTGCAAATCTTACCAGAATTTGTCTTCCGTATTTACAAAAGGGGAGTCACGTTGTAACCATTAGTTCAATCGGCGGGGTAAGAGGAAGTTTGAAATTTGCAGGTTTAGCAGCTTATAGTTCAAGTAAAGGTGCGGTAATTACTTTGACAGAATTGCTTGCAGAGGAATATAAGGAACGAGGTATTTCGTTTAATGTTTTAGCCTTAGGTTCTGTACAAACCGAAATGCTAAATGAAGCTTTCCCAGGTTATCAGGCACCAATTTCTGCAGAAGGAATGGCAACTTACATTTATGATTTTACTCTTAACGGAAATAAATATTTTAATGGAAAAGTATTGGAGGTTTCTTCAACGAATCCTTAG
- a CDS encoding four helix bundle protein has translation MSESIVKTKSFELAIRGVNFYKWLVAEKKEFIMSKQFLRSVTSVGANVREAVNAQSRADFIHKLSISQKECDESMYWLEILNGTNFISKNEFESMHQQCNEVLKIIKSIIITSKSNS, from the coding sequence ATGAGTGAGAGTATTGTAAAAACCAAAAGTTTTGAATTAGCTATTAGAGGTGTTAATTTTTATAAATGGTTAGTTGCTGAAAAGAAAGAATTTATAATGAGTAAGCAATTTTTGCGTTCTGTTACTTCTGTAGGTGCAAATGTTCGTGAAGCTGTAAACGCACAAAGTAGAGCTGATTTTATTCATAAATTATCCATTTCTCAAAAAGAATGTGATGAGTCAATGTATTGGTTGGAAATTCTAAACGGAACAAATTTTATTTCTAAGAATGAGTTTGAATCAATGCATCAACAATGCAATGAGGTTTTAAAAATTATCAAGAGTATTATAATCACATCAAAAAGTAACTCATAA
- a CDS encoding SprT-like domain-containing protein, translated as MSDTLAKYIPEHAVKPVFDLIVANQVHLKIVNERQTRHGDYRRGHTGKHEITVNASLNKYRFLITLIHEIAHLVAFEKFGRNIKPHGNEWKYSFQRLMVPFIRPEIFPSQLLPLLARHFKNPSASSDTDTTLSLALKQFDKENDKNYIFEIPYGSVFRINNGKIFKKLAVRTKRFECIEISSGKTYLFNPNAEVELVNTNKVQ; from the coding sequence TTGAGCGATACATTAGCCAAATATATTCCGGAGCATGCTGTAAAGCCTGTTTTTGATTTGATTGTTGCCAATCAGGTTCATCTTAAAATCGTAAATGAGCGCCAAACGCGTCATGGCGATTACAGACGTGGGCATACTGGTAAACATGAAATAACGGTTAATGCAAGTTTGAATAAGTACAGGTTCCTGATTACACTGATTCATGAGATTGCACATTTGGTTGCTTTTGAAAAATTTGGACGAAATATTAAACCGCACGGAAATGAATGGAAGTATTCTTTTCAGCGTTTAATGGTGCCTTTTATTAGGCCAGAGATATTTCCTAGTCAATTATTACCATTGTTGGCAAGACATTTTAAAAACCCTTCTGCAAGCAGTGATACAGATACAACTTTATCATTGGCTCTGAAACAGTTTGATAAGGAAAATGATAAAAATTATATTTTTGAAATTCCGTATGGAAGTGTTTTCAGAATTAACAATGGGAAGATTTTTAAGAAACTGGCTGTTAGAACCAAACGTTTTGAATGCATCGAAATAAGTTCTGGAAAAACGTATCTTTTTAATCCAAACGCTGAGGTAGAATTGGTAAATACAAATAAAGTACAATAA